The Pecten maximus chromosome 12, xPecMax1.1, whole genome shotgun sequence genome includes a region encoding these proteins:
- the LOC117339445 gene encoding putative aminopeptidase W07G4.4, translating to MDNTGLPELIPCLDVKDTQFDGVVVVTDSVTKLSGVNDNLECLKAPLEKYNQVDLAFGKDVTLIDTDVIPSRRLIFSPTGPLNRDYDDVRRFADAGKKGIQRAMQAGCKCPLLVRPIDSSFPKAGSVTTLAALQAVYVPLEIREDLPAKSSKISKLGVWCNDLKRVAQGIDLANGLEKGRIMTRDIGGSDPERMAAPRVEEYVTSMFRNTAVKVTVHADAGQFQQEYPLLSAVNRAANKVDRHRGRLIFLEYEGEGKVEKTLFLVGKGITYDTGGADIKAGGVMAGMHRDKCGAATVAGFFKTLSELKPKGLRVVGALCMVRNSVGSECYVADEIITSRAGVRVRVGNTDAEGRMVMADVLCHCKEMALDATNPELFTIATLTGHAIRAMGPTYSIIMDNGPARQLNTARSMQEVGDVWGDPFEVSTIRREDFEFHTGKSEYEDVLQANNIPSSATPRGHQTPSAFLIMSSGLDKHGVDSKQPLPYSHLDIAGSSGPFPGVPTGSPLVAMAAKYILPRL from the exons ACTTCCAGAACTGATTCCCTGCCTTGATGTCAAGGATACACAGTTTGATGGTGTTGTTGTGGTAACAGATAGTGTGACTAAATTATCAGGCGTTAATGACAATCTGGAATGTTTGAAGGCTCCACTGGAGAAATATAACCAG GTGGATTTGGCCTTTGGTAAGGACGTGACACTGATTGATACAGATGTTATTCCATCCAGACGGCTG ATATTTTCTCCCACTGGACCTCTGAACCGAGACTATGATGATGTGCGACGATTTGCTGATGCAGGAAAGAAAGGCATTCAAAG GGCGATGCAGGCAGGATGTAAATGTCCCCTACTGGTCCGACCCATAGACAGCAGTTTTCCCAAGGCCGGAAGTGTTACAACACTAGCTGCTCTACAGGCCGTCTATGTG CCCCTTGAGATACGGGAGGATCTCCCAGCCAAGAGTTCAAAGATCTCGAAACTTGGTGTTTGGTGCAATGATCTGAAGCGGGTAGCCCAGGGCATTGACCTTGCCAATGGTTTGGAAAAAGGAAG AATCATGACACGTGACATCGGGGGATCAGACCCAGAACGCATGGCCGCCCCACGGGTAGAGGAGTATGTTACATCAATGTTCCGGAACACGGCGGTCAAG GTAACAGTGCATGCTGATGCTGGTCAGTTCCAACAGGAATACCCACTACTGTCTGCAGTTAACAGGGCTGCTAACA AAGTGGACAGACACCGTGGTCGTCTGATCTTCCTAGAGTATGAAGGGGAGGGCAAGGTGGAGAAAACCCTGTTTTTGGTGGGAAAG GGGATCACCTATGACACAGGTGGAGCTGATATAAAGGCTGGAGGAGTGATGGCTGGCATGCACAGAGACAAATGTGGTGCTGCTACTGTGGCTGGATTCTTCAAG aCATTATCAGAGTTGAAACCAAAAGGCCTCAGAGTGGTTGGAGCTCTCTGTATGGTTAGGAACAGTGTTGGATCAG AGTGTTATGTGGCAGACGAAATCATTACCTCCAGGGCTGGGGTCAGAGTTCGTGTAGGAAATACTGATGCTGAAGGTCGTATGGTGATGGCAGATGTATTGTGTCACTGTAAGGAAATG GCACTTGATGCTACCAATCCAGAGCTGTTCACCATAGCAACACTAACTGGCCACGCTATTCGAGCCATGGGACCAACATATTCT ATCATCATGGACAATGGACCAGCTCGACAACTTAACACAGCTCGTTCTATGCAGGAGGTTGGAGATGTCTGGGGTGACCCCTTTGAGGTCTCGACGATCCGACGTGAA GATTTTGAGTTCCACACAGGAAAGTCCGAGTATGAGGATGTGCTCCAGGCTAACAATATCCCGTCGTCTGCTACACCCCGTGGACACCAGACACCATCTGCCTTCCTCATCATGTCCTCAGGGCTTGACAAG CATGGTGTGGATTCCAAGCAGCCACTTCCTTATTCACATCTGGACATAGCTGGATCTTCTGGACCCTTCCCAGGGGTCCCCACAGGTTCACCACTAGTTGCCATGGCAGCCAAGTACATCCTCCCCAGGTTGTGA